In Mercurialis annua linkage group LG6, ddMerAnnu1.2, whole genome shotgun sequence, the following are encoded in one genomic region:
- the LOC126685910 gene encoding uncharacterized protein LOC126685910 isoform X2 gives MELLKLSKFKLQLQAFTSELRDLRKRENSTKEQCHILIQKQKQTEEEFGRKFQELQSELGSSGELCQKLERKVDYLQNDNVFLENRQKELQGTIQNLLQSRESFVNAYEESTWEMKRAIEARDRRLSSLNEKLHAHLSLFDSIEKEAFSFKQVMDNIQLVVSQKEDVVAGLRSKMDKVATFEKVFAEKVHDLQNKQRRDEDEIRKKAEIISMLEKQLQSEKFTNNSQIQIEELQKILSAKDAAIQNLIFEREALHHEVENLTKILQKVMETVTSMGEEDKRIFNCALKCQEDCNMIATNEENWIEAAVQHSGEPTLNKAFTDGAADDQASLLCQEQNSVGTPLLETNHLGSCLSETQSPCSELQSAVNGRSVSVNNGQVNSNANVYHLDSECSTTQVEASEIPGVS, from the exons ATGGAGTTGCTGAAGCTGTCAAAATTCAAACTTCAGCTCCAAGCTTTCACCTCCGAACTTCGAGATCTAAGA AAAAGAGAAAACTCCACTAAGGAGCAATGCCATATTCTAATTCAG AAACAGAAACAAACCGAGGAGGAATTCGGCAGGAAATTCCAGGAATTGCAGTCGGAGTTGGGTTCCTCAGGTGAATTGTGCCAAAAGCTTGAACGGAAG GTGGATTACCTTCAAAACGACAATGTTTTTCTCGAGAACAGGCAGAAGGAGTTGCAAGGAACAATACAAAATCTGCTTCAATCGAGAGAAAGTTTCGTCAATGCTTATGAG GAGTCAACTTGGGAAATGAAACGTGCAATTGAAGCTAGAGATAGAAGACTGAGTTCCCTAAATGAAAAACTGCATGCTCATTTATCATTGTTCGATTCTATAGAAAAGGAAGCTTTTTCATTTAAGCAAGTTATGGACAATATACAACTTGTTGTGAGTCAGAAAGAGGATGTAG TGGCTGGTTTAAGAAGCAAAATGGATAAGGTTGCTACTTTTGAAAAGGTATTTGCAG AAAAGGTCCATGACCTGCAAAACAAACAGAGAAGAGATGAGGATGAGATCAGGAAAAAGGCTGAAATCATCTCAATGCTAGAAAAACAACTGCAATcagaaaaatttacaaataactCCCAAATTCAAATAGAAGAG CTTCAGAAAATTCTATCAGCAAAGGATGCAGCGATACAAAATCTAATTTTTGAGAGAGAG GCTTTACATCATGAAGTGGAGAATTTGACAAAAATATTGCAGAAGGTTATGGAGACAGTTACAAGTATGGGTGAAGAG GACAAAAGGATATTCAACTGTGCACTGAAATGTCAAGAAGACTGTAATATGATTGCGACAAACGAAGAGAATTG GATTGAAGCTGCTGTTCAACACAGTGGCGAACCAACTCTAAATAAAGCTTTCACAGATGGTGCTGCAGACGATCAAG CTTCACTTTTGTGTCAGGAGCAGAACTCAGTTGGCACACCCCTGCTAGAAACCAATCATTTAGGCTCATGCTTGTCAGAG ACACAGTCACCATGCTCTGAACTCCAATCTGCAGTTAACGGTCGAAGCGTTTCTGTAAATAATGGGCag GTTAACAGCAATGCAAATGTATACCACTTGGATTCTGAGTGCTCAACCACTCAAGTAGAAGCCTCGGAAATTCCAG GTGTAAGTTAG
- the LOC126685910 gene encoding uncharacterized protein LOC126685910 isoform X3, translated as MELLKLSKFKLQLQAFTSELRDLRKRENSTKEQCHILIQKQKQTEEEFGRKFQELQSELGSSGELCQKLERKVDYLQNDNVFLENRQKELQGTIQNLLQSRESFVNAYEESTWEMKRAIEARDRRLSSLNEKLHAHLSLFDSIEKEAFSFKQVMDNIQLVVSQKEDVVAGLRSKMDKVATFEKVFAEKVHDLQNKQRRDEDEIRKKAEIISMLEKQLQSEKFTNNSQIQIEELQKILSAKDAAIQNLIFEREALHHEVENLTKILQKVMETVTSMGEEDKRIFNCALKCQEDCNMIATNEENWIEAAVQHSGEPTLNKAFTDGAADDQASLLCQEQNSVGTPLLETNHLGSCLSETQSPCSELQSAVNGRSVSVNNGQVNSNANVYHLDSECSTTQVEASEIPA; from the exons ATGGAGTTGCTGAAGCTGTCAAAATTCAAACTTCAGCTCCAAGCTTTCACCTCCGAACTTCGAGATCTAAGA AAAAGAGAAAACTCCACTAAGGAGCAATGCCATATTCTAATTCAG AAACAGAAACAAACCGAGGAGGAATTCGGCAGGAAATTCCAGGAATTGCAGTCGGAGTTGGGTTCCTCAGGTGAATTGTGCCAAAAGCTTGAACGGAAG GTGGATTACCTTCAAAACGACAATGTTTTTCTCGAGAACAGGCAGAAGGAGTTGCAAGGAACAATACAAAATCTGCTTCAATCGAGAGAAAGTTTCGTCAATGCTTATGAG GAGTCAACTTGGGAAATGAAACGTGCAATTGAAGCTAGAGATAGAAGACTGAGTTCCCTAAATGAAAAACTGCATGCTCATTTATCATTGTTCGATTCTATAGAAAAGGAAGCTTTTTCATTTAAGCAAGTTATGGACAATATACAACTTGTTGTGAGTCAGAAAGAGGATGTAG TGGCTGGTTTAAGAAGCAAAATGGATAAGGTTGCTACTTTTGAAAAGGTATTTGCAG AAAAGGTCCATGACCTGCAAAACAAACAGAGAAGAGATGAGGATGAGATCAGGAAAAAGGCTGAAATCATCTCAATGCTAGAAAAACAACTGCAATcagaaaaatttacaaataactCCCAAATTCAAATAGAAGAG CTTCAGAAAATTCTATCAGCAAAGGATGCAGCGATACAAAATCTAATTTTTGAGAGAGAG GCTTTACATCATGAAGTGGAGAATTTGACAAAAATATTGCAGAAGGTTATGGAGACAGTTACAAGTATGGGTGAAGAG GACAAAAGGATATTCAACTGTGCACTGAAATGTCAAGAAGACTGTAATATGATTGCGACAAACGAAGAGAATTG GATTGAAGCTGCTGTTCAACACAGTGGCGAACCAACTCTAAATAAAGCTTTCACAGATGGTGCTGCAGACGATCAAG CTTCACTTTTGTGTCAGGAGCAGAACTCAGTTGGCACACCCCTGCTAGAAACCAATCATTTAGGCTCATGCTTGTCAGAG ACACAGTCACCATGCTCTGAACTCCAATCTGCAGTTAACGGTCGAAGCGTTTCTGTAAATAATGGGCag GTTAACAGCAATGCAAATGTATACCACTTGGATTCTGAGTGCTCAACCACTCAAGTAGAAGCCTCGGAAATTCCAG CATAG
- the LOC126685910 gene encoding uncharacterized protein LOC126685910 isoform X1, producing the protein MELLKLSKFKLQLQAFTSELRDLRKRENSTKEQCHILIQKQKQTEEEFGRKFQELQSELGSSGELCQKLERKVDYLQNDNVFLENRQKELQGTIQNLLQSRESFVNAYEESTWEMKRAIEARDRRLSSLNEKLHAHLSLFDSIEKEAFSFKQVMDNIQLVVSQKEDVVAGLRSKMDKVATFEKVFAEKVHDLQNKQRRDEDEIRKKAEIISMLEKQLQSEKFTNNSQIQIEELQKILSAKDAAIQNLIFEREALHHEVENLTKILQKVMETVTSMGEEDKRIFNCALKCQEDCNMIATNEENWIEAAVQHSGEPTLNKAFTDGAADDQASLLCQEQNSVGTPLLETNHLGSCLSETQSPCSELQSAVNGRSVSVNNGQVNSNANVYHLDSECSTTQVEASEIPGREK; encoded by the exons ATGGAGTTGCTGAAGCTGTCAAAATTCAAACTTCAGCTCCAAGCTTTCACCTCCGAACTTCGAGATCTAAGA AAAAGAGAAAACTCCACTAAGGAGCAATGCCATATTCTAATTCAG AAACAGAAACAAACCGAGGAGGAATTCGGCAGGAAATTCCAGGAATTGCAGTCGGAGTTGGGTTCCTCAGGTGAATTGTGCCAAAAGCTTGAACGGAAG GTGGATTACCTTCAAAACGACAATGTTTTTCTCGAGAACAGGCAGAAGGAGTTGCAAGGAACAATACAAAATCTGCTTCAATCGAGAGAAAGTTTCGTCAATGCTTATGAG GAGTCAACTTGGGAAATGAAACGTGCAATTGAAGCTAGAGATAGAAGACTGAGTTCCCTAAATGAAAAACTGCATGCTCATTTATCATTGTTCGATTCTATAGAAAAGGAAGCTTTTTCATTTAAGCAAGTTATGGACAATATACAACTTGTTGTGAGTCAGAAAGAGGATGTAG TGGCTGGTTTAAGAAGCAAAATGGATAAGGTTGCTACTTTTGAAAAGGTATTTGCAG AAAAGGTCCATGACCTGCAAAACAAACAGAGAAGAGATGAGGATGAGATCAGGAAAAAGGCTGAAATCATCTCAATGCTAGAAAAACAACTGCAATcagaaaaatttacaaataactCCCAAATTCAAATAGAAGAG CTTCAGAAAATTCTATCAGCAAAGGATGCAGCGATACAAAATCTAATTTTTGAGAGAGAG GCTTTACATCATGAAGTGGAGAATTTGACAAAAATATTGCAGAAGGTTATGGAGACAGTTACAAGTATGGGTGAAGAG GACAAAAGGATATTCAACTGTGCACTGAAATGTCAAGAAGACTGTAATATGATTGCGACAAACGAAGAGAATTG GATTGAAGCTGCTGTTCAACACAGTGGCGAACCAACTCTAAATAAAGCTTTCACAGATGGTGCTGCAGACGATCAAG CTTCACTTTTGTGTCAGGAGCAGAACTCAGTTGGCACACCCCTGCTAGAAACCAATCATTTAGGCTCATGCTTGTCAGAG ACACAGTCACCATGCTCTGAACTCCAATCTGCAGTTAACGGTCGAAGCGTTTCTGTAAATAATGGGCag GTTAACAGCAATGCAAATGTATACCACTTGGATTCTGAGTGCTCAACCACTCAAGTAGAAGCCTCGGAAATTCCAG GAAGAGAGAAGTAG